In a single window of the Branchiostoma floridae strain S238N-H82 chromosome 2, Bfl_VNyyK, whole genome shotgun sequence genome:
- the LOC118407294 gene encoding zinc finger protein 366-like isoform X1 translates to MAADESFYTMDPNRPAPSRGEVEHYSPAGNHDHLTSNGDIADLRIDFEPDQMGFFPSGSLKRERYPDQHESGVDFDEQPHENHRHPPNHTMENESYMPAICVGANGSSLDIPGNERLDVTVAIDDEACFVDEEGKKRWRCNQCPKVYSSKHNLMTHLLGHSGIKPHACQECGKLFKQLSHLNTHMLVHGGVKPHRCQECDKTFTQSSHLKRHMMQHTESRPHTCGICGRGFAYPSELKSHEAKHAESKDNICVECGAEFLSLAMLKRHLATHRGPNSYQCTECDKTFMYPSQLNNHLMKHRDIRPHICSECGMEFFQIHHLKQHALTHRGVKDHKCPICGREFTLHANMKRHLQIHSNSRDFSCSVCGRAFNQRQTLKAHMVTHSEVKPYKCKICGKEFTRFHNLSGHMHLHSDSKPFKCTHCNSKFTLKGNLMRHMKVKHGIDATTSPRAAIAARAGDGDNSEDNSLHMSDDMEGSYEDGNTDEGMDTSFSSGGPAEEGEDLEEEDDESSFQERESESKDRVPLVSDGEHADNVVPSQMPVLDHRSTMLLPPAATSLAKEEPVSPPIVETRYQDMSRVSNNAVDHRATALPPTAASLTKEEPVSAPIVERGYPDLYRPPNAVDPRAPVLPPTAASLTTSAPVVERRYLDMPRPHHVVDSPPIDASLLYRSQPGPKPRVPQKFECSLCPTRFTQRGNMLRHMRQKHWEEYQRTYVRAEPDLQHSPPSPPNLGAVRNFCPPQGIKNEPTSPLIGQPSQYFVSGTPATGLPNNVPRLHFKKRHLAGGDHWDVNVYLKEAVDSIPPPPPTNSIDRTQYGYALDDYSDYNNTAPSNENDSGWTPPILDLPKGLHV, encoded by the exons GGGATTCTTCCCTTCAGGCTCGCTGAAGAGAGAACGTTATCCTGACCAACACGAGTCAGGTGTTGACTTTGATGAACAACCCCATGAAAACCACCGACACCCCCCAAATCATACAATGGAAAACGAGTCCTACATGCCCGCTATCTGTGTCGGCGCGAACGGCAGCAGTCTTGACATTCCCGGGAACGAGAGGCTGGACGTAACGGTCGCCATCGACGACGAGGCCTGCTTCGTCGACGAGGAGGGCAAGAAGCGTTGGCGCTGCAACCAGTGCCCGAAGGTCTACTCCTCCAAGCACAACCTGATGACTCACCTGCTGGGGCACAGCGGCATCAAACCGCATGCCTGTCAGGAGTGTGGGAAACTGTTCAAGCAGCTCAGTCATCTCAACACACACATGCTGGTACATGGAGGAGTCAAGCCACACAG ATGCCAAGAGTGTGACAAGACCTTCACCCAGTCCAGCCACCTGAAGCGCCACATGATGCAGCACACGGAGTCGCGCCCCCACACCTGCGGCATCTGCg GTCGGGGCTTTGCCTACCCCAGCGAGCTGAAGTCGCACGAGGCCAAACACGCCGAGTCCAAGGACAACATCTGCGTGGAGTGCGGGGCGGAGTTCCTGAGCCTGGCCATGctgaagcgccacctagcgaccCACCGCGGGCCGAACTCCTACCAGTGCACGGAGTGCGACAAGACGTTCATGTACCCCAGCCAGCTCAACAACCACCTGATGAAGCACCGCGACATCCGCCCACACATCTGCTCAGAGTGCGGCATGGAGTTCTTCCAG ATCCACCACCTGAAGCAGCACGCGCTGACCCACCGCGGGGTCAAGGATCACAAGTGTCCCATCTGCGGCCGGGAGTTCACCTTACATGCCAACATGAAGCGCCACCTACAGATACACAG CAACAGCAGGGACTTCAGCTGCAGTGTGTGCGGCCGGGCCTTCAACCAGAGGCAGACACTGAAGGCCCACATGGTCACCCACAGTGAGgtcaaaccctacaagt GTAAGATCTGCGGGAAGGAGTTCACGCGGTTCCACAACCTGTCCGGCCACATGCACCTGCACAGCGACTCCAAACCCTTCAAGTGCACCCACTGCAACAGCAAGTTTACGCTCAAGGGCAATCTCATGAGGCATATGAAG GTGAAGCACGGGATCGATGCTACGACGTCCCCGCGAGCTGCAATCGCCGCCAGGGCGGGGGACGGTGACAACTCCGAGGACAACAGCCTGCACATGTCAGACGACATGGAGGGGAGCTACGAAGATGGGAACACAGACGAAGGCATGGACACGTCCTTCAGTAGTGGGGGACCCGCGGAAGAAGGGGAAGACTTGGAGGAAGAGGACGACGAATCCTCCTTCCAAGAAAGGGAATCCGAATCCAAGGACAGAGTACCTTTAGTTAGTGATGGAGAGCATGCGGACAATGTTGTGCCCAGTCAAATGCCAGTTTTAGATCACAGGTCCACTATGTTATTACCACCTGCTGCCACAAGTTTAGCCAAGGAAGAGCCCGTTTCACCGCCTATTGTGGAAACCAGGTACCAGGATATGTCCAGAGTATCTAATAATGCGGTAGACCACAGAGCGACTGCATTACCACCCACTGCTGCAAGTTTGACTAAAGAGGAGCCTGTTTCGGCACCCATTGTAGAGAGAGGGTACCCGGATTTGTACAGACCACCCAATGCGGTAGACCCTAGAGCCCCTGTATTGCCACCCACTGCTGCAAGCTTGACTACTTCGGCACCTGTGGTAGAGAGAAGGTACCTGGACATGCCCAGACCGCACCATGTGGTGGACTCGCCCCCCATCGATGCATCTCTGTTGTACAGGAGCCAGCCTGGCCCCAAACCGCGAGTGCCGCAGAAGTTTGAGTGCTCGCTGTGCCCGACCAGGTTCACCCAGAGGGGGAACATGCTGCGCCACATGAGGCAGAAGCACTGGGAGGAGTACCAGCGGACTTACGTCCGCGCCGAACCCGACCTTCAACACTCTCCTCCCTCCCCCCCAAACCTCGGGGCTGTAAGAAACTTCTGCCCTCCTCAAGGGATAAAGAACGAGCCTACGTCGCCCCTGATTGGTCAACCTTCTCAGTACTTCGTGTCAGGTACTCCGGCGACCGGGTTACCCAACAACGTGCCCCGACTGCACTTCAAGAAGAGACACCTAGCGGGCGGCGATCACTGGGATGTCAATGTGTACCTGAAGGAGGCTGTAGACAGCATACCACCGCCTCCACCTACCAATAGCATAGACAGGACTCAGTATGGGTATGCTTTGGACGACTACAGTGACTATAACAACACCGCACCAAGCAATGAAAATGATTCGGGATGGACACCCCCCATTCTTGACTTACCCAAGGGGCTACATGTTTAA
- the LOC118407294 gene encoding zinc finger protein 366-like isoform X2, whose protein sequence is MDPNRPAPSRGEVEHYSPAGNHDHLTSNGDIADLRIDFEPDQMGFFPSGSLKRERYPDQHESGVDFDEQPHENHRHPPNHTMENESYMPAICVGANGSSLDIPGNERLDVTVAIDDEACFVDEEGKKRWRCNQCPKVYSSKHNLMTHLLGHSGIKPHACQECGKLFKQLSHLNTHMLVHGGVKPHRCQECDKTFTQSSHLKRHMMQHTESRPHTCGICGRGFAYPSELKSHEAKHAESKDNICVECGAEFLSLAMLKRHLATHRGPNSYQCTECDKTFMYPSQLNNHLMKHRDIRPHICSECGMEFFQIHHLKQHALTHRGVKDHKCPICGREFTLHANMKRHLQIHSNSRDFSCSVCGRAFNQRQTLKAHMVTHSEVKPYKCKICGKEFTRFHNLSGHMHLHSDSKPFKCTHCNSKFTLKGNLMRHMKVKHGIDATTSPRAAIAARAGDGDNSEDNSLHMSDDMEGSYEDGNTDEGMDTSFSSGGPAEEGEDLEEEDDESSFQERESESKDRVPLVSDGEHADNVVPSQMPVLDHRSTMLLPPAATSLAKEEPVSPPIVETRYQDMSRVSNNAVDHRATALPPTAASLTKEEPVSAPIVERGYPDLYRPPNAVDPRAPVLPPTAASLTTSAPVVERRYLDMPRPHHVVDSPPIDASLLYRSQPGPKPRVPQKFECSLCPTRFTQRGNMLRHMRQKHWEEYQRTYVRAEPDLQHSPPSPPNLGAVRNFCPPQGIKNEPTSPLIGQPSQYFVSGTPATGLPNNVPRLHFKKRHLAGGDHWDVNVYLKEAVDSIPPPPPTNSIDRTQYGYALDDYSDYNNTAPSNENDSGWTPPILDLPKGLHV, encoded by the exons GGGATTCTTCCCTTCAGGCTCGCTGAAGAGAGAACGTTATCCTGACCAACACGAGTCAGGTGTTGACTTTGATGAACAACCCCATGAAAACCACCGACACCCCCCAAATCATACAATGGAAAACGAGTCCTACATGCCCGCTATCTGTGTCGGCGCGAACGGCAGCAGTCTTGACATTCCCGGGAACGAGAGGCTGGACGTAACGGTCGCCATCGACGACGAGGCCTGCTTCGTCGACGAGGAGGGCAAGAAGCGTTGGCGCTGCAACCAGTGCCCGAAGGTCTACTCCTCCAAGCACAACCTGATGACTCACCTGCTGGGGCACAGCGGCATCAAACCGCATGCCTGTCAGGAGTGTGGGAAACTGTTCAAGCAGCTCAGTCATCTCAACACACACATGCTGGTACATGGAGGAGTCAAGCCACACAG ATGCCAAGAGTGTGACAAGACCTTCACCCAGTCCAGCCACCTGAAGCGCCACATGATGCAGCACACGGAGTCGCGCCCCCACACCTGCGGCATCTGCg GTCGGGGCTTTGCCTACCCCAGCGAGCTGAAGTCGCACGAGGCCAAACACGCCGAGTCCAAGGACAACATCTGCGTGGAGTGCGGGGCGGAGTTCCTGAGCCTGGCCATGctgaagcgccacctagcgaccCACCGCGGGCCGAACTCCTACCAGTGCACGGAGTGCGACAAGACGTTCATGTACCCCAGCCAGCTCAACAACCACCTGATGAAGCACCGCGACATCCGCCCACACATCTGCTCAGAGTGCGGCATGGAGTTCTTCCAG ATCCACCACCTGAAGCAGCACGCGCTGACCCACCGCGGGGTCAAGGATCACAAGTGTCCCATCTGCGGCCGGGAGTTCACCTTACATGCCAACATGAAGCGCCACCTACAGATACACAG CAACAGCAGGGACTTCAGCTGCAGTGTGTGCGGCCGGGCCTTCAACCAGAGGCAGACACTGAAGGCCCACATGGTCACCCACAGTGAGgtcaaaccctacaagt GTAAGATCTGCGGGAAGGAGTTCACGCGGTTCCACAACCTGTCCGGCCACATGCACCTGCACAGCGACTCCAAACCCTTCAAGTGCACCCACTGCAACAGCAAGTTTACGCTCAAGGGCAATCTCATGAGGCATATGAAG GTGAAGCACGGGATCGATGCTACGACGTCCCCGCGAGCTGCAATCGCCGCCAGGGCGGGGGACGGTGACAACTCCGAGGACAACAGCCTGCACATGTCAGACGACATGGAGGGGAGCTACGAAGATGGGAACACAGACGAAGGCATGGACACGTCCTTCAGTAGTGGGGGACCCGCGGAAGAAGGGGAAGACTTGGAGGAAGAGGACGACGAATCCTCCTTCCAAGAAAGGGAATCCGAATCCAAGGACAGAGTACCTTTAGTTAGTGATGGAGAGCATGCGGACAATGTTGTGCCCAGTCAAATGCCAGTTTTAGATCACAGGTCCACTATGTTATTACCACCTGCTGCCACAAGTTTAGCCAAGGAAGAGCCCGTTTCACCGCCTATTGTGGAAACCAGGTACCAGGATATGTCCAGAGTATCTAATAATGCGGTAGACCACAGAGCGACTGCATTACCACCCACTGCTGCAAGTTTGACTAAAGAGGAGCCTGTTTCGGCACCCATTGTAGAGAGAGGGTACCCGGATTTGTACAGACCACCCAATGCGGTAGACCCTAGAGCCCCTGTATTGCCACCCACTGCTGCAAGCTTGACTACTTCGGCACCTGTGGTAGAGAGAAGGTACCTGGACATGCCCAGACCGCACCATGTGGTGGACTCGCCCCCCATCGATGCATCTCTGTTGTACAGGAGCCAGCCTGGCCCCAAACCGCGAGTGCCGCAGAAGTTTGAGTGCTCGCTGTGCCCGACCAGGTTCACCCAGAGGGGGAACATGCTGCGCCACATGAGGCAGAAGCACTGGGAGGAGTACCAGCGGACTTACGTCCGCGCCGAACCCGACCTTCAACACTCTCCTCCCTCCCCCCCAAACCTCGGGGCTGTAAGAAACTTCTGCCCTCCTCAAGGGATAAAGAACGAGCCTACGTCGCCCCTGATTGGTCAACCTTCTCAGTACTTCGTGTCAGGTACTCCGGCGACCGGGTTACCCAACAACGTGCCCCGACTGCACTTCAAGAAGAGACACCTAGCGGGCGGCGATCACTGGGATGTCAATGTGTACCTGAAGGAGGCTGTAGACAGCATACCACCGCCTCCACCTACCAATAGCATAGACAGGACTCAGTATGGGTATGCTTTGGACGACTACAGTGACTATAACAACACCGCACCAAGCAATGAAAATGATTCGGGATGGACACCCCCCATTCTTGACTTACCCAAGGGGCTACATGTTTAA